The following is a genomic window from Bordetella sp. H567.
GCGGGCCTGGCCAGCACGGGCTCATCGGTTTTCAACCGGATATGGTCGCTGCTGGGCTGGCCCTGTCTCCATCTGCCCACCGCCGCCGGCGAACTGGGCTTGCCCGTGGGCGTGCAGTGGATAGGCCGCCCGGATACCGACGCGGCCTTGCTGCAATGGGCGGCCGCCTTGCACCGTCATGTGGATACGCGGGGCGCCTGAGCCGGCGACGGGCGGGATTCCTGCGCAAGAAAGGCGCTGAGGGCGTCGATATCCGCACGGCCCGCGCCATCGTCGCGGGCCAGCCTTTCGTACAGGCGCGCGGCGCTTTCGAAGAAGCGCTGGCCGCATTCGTCGGGTGCCAGGAATGCGGCGATTTCTTCCATTTCGGCCACCCAGCGATAGGCCTTGCCGAACATGTCCGGCACGGTGCGCGAGAAATGCTTCAGCAGATGCGGCTGGCTTTCAGCCAGTTCTTCGTACAGCGCCTGCGCGGTGCCGTTGCGCGATGCGCCCAGCATCATCGTCGATGCCAGCGCCACCAGTCCTTTGGTAATGCCGGCATAGGACATCTTCAGCGCGGACGCGGCACTGAGTTCTTCCGACAGCACGCGGACGCGCAAGCTGCCCTCGCGCAGCGCGGTGACGGCCGCCGCGGCCGGGCCCGAACAATACAGGGCAGGGCCGGGCGTCGCCGGACGCGGCGGGCCGCCGATGATGCCGCCGTCGACAAAGGCCGCACCGCTGTCCAGGACGATGTGCGCGATCTCTTCCGCGGTACGCGGATTGACGGCGTTGCAGTCAACGTAGACCGGCGCGCGGCCGTGCTCCTTGAACAGGGGGGCGAAACGCCGGGCCAGACCGATGGCCTCGGCCGGCGGGACGATGGACAGGAAGATGTCCGCGTGCGCCAATTCCCCATCGGGACGATGATGCATGCCGCATCGTCGTGCGCGCTGCACGCTGGCATCGCTGCGGCCGATCAGGGACGTCAGCACGTGGAATCCGTGTTCGTTCAGCCGATGGCCGATGGCGCTGCCCATGGCGCCGGGCGCGACGATTGCGACGCGTGGCTTCATATCGGGTCTCCTGTAAGGGAACTGCGCGTGTGGCGACCACTTTACACGTACCCGGTAAGATTGCTGTGTCGGAATGCTCCACCGTCCGGATCGCCGTGTCGGGATGCGGGAAAGACCATGGCATTTCGCAGTACGGAATATCGTCATGCCTATCGATGTCGAGCGTTACGCAAGGAATACCGTAGGCCGGGACTGGGCCGTCGGGGATATCCACGGCCATTTTTCACGCCTGCGCGCGGCGCTAGACGCCGTGCGCTTCGACCCGGAACGCGACCGCCTGTTTTCGGTGGGCGACCTGACCGATCGCGGGCCGGAATGCCGCGAGGCGCCGCGTTGGCTGGCGCAGCCCTGGTTTCACGCCGTGCAGGGCAATCATGAGGACTATGCCGTGCGCTATGTGCGCACCGGACTGGTCGATACGGAGAACTGGCGCGTCAACGGCGGAGGCTGGTTTCTGGAGATGTCGCCGGAAGACCAGCGCACGCATGCGGAAGCCTACGCGCGGATGCCGTTGGTGATCGAAGTCGAAACCGAAGGCGGCGTCGTCGGCATCGTGCACGCGGACTGCCCGGTGCGCGATTGGGACAAGCTGGAACGCTATCTGCGCGACCGGTTCAAGCGGGCGCGCGCCATCTGCCAGTGGTCGCGCGAGCGGCTGTCGCGTGGCGATGCGTCAGGCGTGCGGGGCGTGCGCGCGGTGGTCGTGGGTCATACGCCGCTGATGGCACCCACGATCCTGGGCAACGTCTACCACATCGATACGGGCGGCTGGATGGCCGGCGGGTATTTCACCTTGCTGGACCTGGCCAGCTTGCGCACGACGCCGCGCGGCGCGGTGCACGGCATGCCCTTCGGTTAACAGGGCCTGGGGCACCGCGCACCGCGCGGATCACGGATGCACGGCCATCGCCGTGGCGGGTTGGGGCGCGTCGGCACGGGGCACCGGGATGGACGGAACGGCGGGCAGTGCGCGCGGGGGCGCCGTCCCGATGGCGGGCGCCGGGCGCGGCGGGCGGCCTTCGTCCGCCTGCGGGACAGGGATGGGCGGGAAGGCCGGGTTGGACGGCGCCGGTCCCGGCGGCGGGTTGCCCGGCGGCGGCGCGTTGTTCATCATGGGCACGCCGCCCGTACTGCCGCGATTCAGGAAATCGCCCAGGGGATCGTCCGTGGGCAGGTCCAGGGACGCAACCGCCTGCCCAGGCGGGAATTCCGACAGATAGTATTCGCCGTTGACGGTCACGATGTCGGGCGGCATCGGCCGCTTGGGCGCGACCGGGATGCCCTTGAGCGCCGTCTGCATGTACTGCAGCCAGGCCGACAGGGTAAGCCCTGCGCCGAACTCGTTGTTGCCCAGCGATTTAGGCTGGTCGAAGCCCATCCAGACAGTGGTGGTCAGCGCCGGCGTATAGCCGGAAAACCATACGTCCACCGAATCGTTGGTGGTGCCGGTCTTGCCCGCGACGTCGTCGCGCTTGAGGACCTGGCGCGCGCGCGCGGCGGTGCCGTAGGTGGCCACGCCGCGCAGCATGTCGTCCATGATCCACGCCACGCGCGGGTCCACCACGCGGTCGGCTTCGTCGCCAGCCTGCTGCGGCTGCGACTGCATGAGCACCTTGCCGCTGCTGTCGGTGACCTTGTCGATGAGGAAGGGCGTGACGCGATAGCCGCCATTGGCCCAGACCGAATAGGCGTTGGCCACCTGCAGCGGCGTGGCCGAGCCCGCGCCCAGCGCGATGGGCAGCACGGCCGGCCAGCGGTTTTTCTCGAAGCCGAAGCGCGTCAGGAATTCCTGCCCGTATGCCGGCGTAATGGCCTGCAGGATACGGATGGACACCATGTTCTTGGACTTGTACAGCGCCTGCCGCAGCGTGATCATGGGCTCGTAGGCGTTGCCGTCGTTCTTCGGCGCCCAGGCCTTGGACCCGGTCTGTTCCGCGGTCAGCGAGAACGGCATGTCCGATATCTGGGTGGCGGGCGTCAGGCCGCGTTCCAGCGCCGCGGAATAGATGAAGGGCTTGATGTTGGAGCCCGGCTGCCGCCACGCCTGCACCGCGCGGTTGAAACTGCCGTGGTAGAAATCGAAACCGCCGATCATGGCGCGGATGGCGCCGTCGCCGGGGACTTCCGACACCAGCGCACCTTGCAGCGCCGGCATGTTCAGCACTTCCCAGCTGTCGCCGTTCTTGTGCACGTACACCACTGAGCCGCGGCGCAGGCGTTCGTCGTCCTTGGCCTTGGGGTTCAGGGCGCGGGCGACGATGGCCAGCGCTTTCTTGTCGTCGATGGTGATGATGTCATGCGACCCGCGTGCCACGGTGATGGAGGTCGGGCTGGCCGCAAGCACCACGCCCAGGTACAGATCGCCGCTGTCGGGGTATTTGTCCTGCAGGCCGTCGATCAGGTCGTCCAGGGCCTGGGGATCCTTCTCGATATCGTCGGGCAGGTCGATCTGGTCCTCGGGCCCGGGATAGCGGGCGCGGCGCGTGTAGTCCAGGATGCTGGCGCGCACCGCCTGGTAGGCCGCTTCCTGGTCCTTGGAATTGATGGTGGTGTAGACGTTCAGGCCGCGCGAATACGTTTCGTCGCCAAAGATGCCGTACATCAGCTGGCGCGCCAGTTCGGCCGGGTATTCGCCATGCACGCGGAAGGCGTTGCTGCCGGCGTCCGCCATGCCGCGGATGGTCAGCGGCTGCGCCAGGGCGGCCTGGTACTGCGCGTCGTCCAGGTAGTTCAGCGCGCGCATGCGGCCCAGCACGTAGTGCTGGCGGATTTCCGCGCGCTGCAGATTGGTGATGGGGTTGTAGCGCGAAGGCGCCTTCGGTATGCCGGCCAGGACGGCCGCTTCCGCCGCCGTGACGTCGGCCAGCGGCTTGCCGAAATAGGTGCGCGCCGCCGCCGAGAAACCATAGGCGCGATGACCCAGATAGATCTGGTTCATGTACAGCTCCAGGATCTGGTCCTTGGTGAGCGCGGATTCGATCTTGAAGGTCAGCAGCAGTTCGTACAGCTTGCGCGTGTAGGTCTTTTCGGACGACAGGTAGAAGTTGCGCGCCACCTGCATGGTGATCGTGCTGGCGCCCTGCGACTTCGACAGGCTGAGCGCGTTGGTCAGCATCGCGCGCAGCACGCCCGTCCAGTCCACGCCGCCGTGCTGGTAGAAGCGGTCGTCTTCCGCCGCCAGCACCGCGTGCTTCATCACGTCGGGGATTTCGTCGAAGCGCAGCACGTTGCGGTGTTCTTCGCCGAACTCGCCGATCAGCACATTGTCCGAGGTATAGACGCGCAGCGGAATGCGCGGCCGGTAGTCCGTCATCGCGTGCAGATCCGGCAGGCTGGGCCAGGCCAGCGCGATGGCCAGACACAAGGCGATCAAGCCGCAGGCGCCCAGCCCGGCCACGATGATGGCGGCCTTGACGGCGAGCCTGGACAGGCTGAAGCCGGATTTGTCGCTGGGCTGGGCTTGCTGGGGTTGCGGTGGGTTGGTCATTCGCTCGCGAATCTGGGGCAGAGCTGCATAGACCCGGCCTCGTCGATGAAGGTTTCAACAGCGTGCATTATCGCAGGCCGGCGCGGGCTGCCGGTGTACCGGGGACGGATCGCGCTTTCCACACTGGTCCCGCGTCGTACTGACATCAGCCTGAAAGCGGCCGGTTCAGGTACACATTGGGCGCCGTTCCCATGGCGCGCCGGAACATGGCCGCGAAGGCGCTGGGGCTGCGGTAGCCCAGGTCCGTCGCGATGCGCGCGACGGGCTGACCCAGCGACAACCGTCCCACCGCGTCGGCCAGGCGCACCTGCTGCACCCATTGCCGGAAGTTCAGGCCCAGCTCGGCGCGGAACAGGCGGATCAGCGTGCGTCCGCTGGCGCCGACCTCCTCGCCCCATTCGTCCACGGTCCGGTCCAGGCCAGGGTGCGCCAGGATGGCGCGGCAGACGGCCTGCAGCCGGCGGTCGCTGGGCCAGGGAATGTGGATGGGCAGTACCTTGGCCTGGGCCAGTTCGGACAGCGTCAGGGCGGCGATCTGCCCCGCACGGCCGGACAGCGGGTATTCGATCGGCAAGGCCATCAGGGCCAGGATCAGTTCCCGCAGCAGGCCGTTGACTTCGATGACGCAGCAGTCCGGCCACAGGGCCCGCGCGGCATCGGGCGCGACGTACAGGGTGCGCATGGATACCGGGCTGACCATCTCGACCTGGTGCTCGATGCCTGCCGGGACCCAGAAGGCGCGCAGGGGCGGCAGCGCCCACATGCCCTGCGCGGCGGTCACACGCATGACGCCCTCCACGGCATACAGCAGTTGCCCGCGGGGATGGCTGTGGGGGCCGGTGGTGGCGCCGGCCGTGAACTCCTTGGCCATGGCCGTGACGGCGCGGGGCACGCCCTGGTAGTCATCGGCGTCGATGCTGCGCGAGGGAAAGGCGGCGGGCGGATGGGGGGGCATGAGCGTGTGCGGAAGAACACCGCAGTGTCACTTATTCGACGAAGATTGTCACTCCGACGCGTGCATGACTTATTACACTCCGATCTTGCTACCTCGGTTCATTTTCATTTCTTCTTAGACAGGCCATGAACGCTCCCTTGCCCCATATCGCGCCGGCGGGCGCCCCTGCGGCGGCGCCGGCCGCGGCTGTTGCCGCCTCCGATGCCACTGCCTTCAAGGTACTGGGCGCCATCAGCGTGGCGCACCTGATGAACGACATGATCCAGTCGATCCTGCTCGCCATCTATCCCATGCTGAAGGATTCGTTTTCGCTGAGTTTCAGCCAGATCGGCTTCATCACGCTGACCTACCAGATCGCCGCCTCGCTGCTGCAGCCTTGCATCGGCCTGTATACCGACAGGCGGCCTTTACCGTATTCGCTGCCGGTGGGCATGGGTTTCACCCTGGTGGGCCTGTTGCTGCTGTCCGTGGCGCCGTCGTATCCCTTCATCCTGCTGGCGGCCATCCTGGTCGGCACGGGCTCCTCGGTATTCCACCCGGAATCCTCGCGCGTGGCGCGCATGGCCTCCGGCGGCCGGCACGGCCTGGCGCAGTCGCTGTTCCAGGTGGGCGGCAACGTCGGCTCGGCGATGGGCCCGCTGCTGGCGGCGCTGGTGATCATTCCGCACGGACAGGGCAGCGTGGCATGGTTCTCGCTGGCGGCGCTGTTCGGCATGCTGGTGCTGGTCGGGGTGGGCCGCTGGTACGCCGGCAACCGCTGGCGCCTGAAGCCCAAGGCCCGCGCCGCGAGCGGCCAACCGGTGTTGAGCCGCGGGCGGGTGGCCGCGACGCTGGGCGTGCTGGCGGTGCTGATTTTCTCCAAGTACTTCTACCTGGCCAGCCTGAACAGCTACTTCACTTTCTACCTGATGGACAAGTTCGATCTGCCGGTGCGCAGCGCCCAGCTTTACCTGTTCATCTTCCTGGCCGCGGTGGCGGTGGGCACGGTGGTGGGCGGTCCCGTCGGCGACCGCGTGGGGCGCAAGGCGGTGATCTGGACGTCCATCCTGGGGGTGACGCCGTTCACGCTGGCGCTGCCTTATGCCAACCTGTTCTGGACCGGCGTGCTGGTCGCGATCATCGGCCTGGTGCTGGCCTCCGCCTTCGCGGCCATCGTGGTGTATGCGCAGGAACTGGTGCCCGGCAAGGTGGGCACCATCGCCGGCCTGTTCTTCGGCTTCGCCTTCGGCATGGGCGGCGTGGGCGCGGCCGTGCTGGGACATATCGCCGACATCACCAGCATCGGCTTCGTCTACAAGCTCTGCTCTTTCCTGCCCTTCCTCGGCATGATGGCGGTGTTCCTGCCGGACATGGAGCGTTCGCGGCCGGCGAAGGCCTGACGGCAGGGCCCCGGCGCGTTCGGCGCCGGGACCTGCTCCCGGCCTTAAGGCTTGAGGTGCTGCGCCAAGAACTTTTCCATGGCGTCGTAGAACGCGAACTTGTTCTCGTCGTTATGGAAGCCGTGCCCTTCGTTGTCTTTCACCATGTACTGGACTTCGACGCCGCGCGCCCGCAGGGCCTGCACGACCTGGTCGCTTTCGGCCTTGTTGACGCGCGGGTCCTGGGCGCCTTGCGCGATGAACAGCGGCGTCTTGATGCGGTCCACATGCAAGGCGGGAGACGTCGCCGCCAGGCGGTCCTTGTCTTTTTCCGGATGTCCGACCATGTCGTACATCTTTTCCAGCAGCGGTTTCCAGTAGGGCGGGATCGTGTTCATGAAGGTGAACAGGTTGGACACGCCGACATAGTCGACCGCCGCGGCGTAAAGATCGGGCGTGAAGGTGATGCCCGCCAGCGTCGCATAGCCGCCGTAGCTGCCGCCGTAGATGCCGATGCGCTTGGGATCCGCGATGCCTTGCGAGATCAGCCAGTGCACGCCGTCCGTGATGTCGTCCTGCATCCCCAGGCCCCACTGGCCGAAGCTGGCTTCCCAGAACTTGCGCCCATACCCGGTCGAGCCGCGGAAATTGACCTGCAGCACGCCGAAGCCGCGGTTGGCCAGGAACTGCGTTTCCGCGTTGTAGCCCCAGCTGTCGCGCGCCCAGGGGCCGCCGTGTGGGTTCACGATGATGGGCAGGTTGCGCGGGGGGCGCCCGACCGGCAGCGTCAGGTAGCCGTGCAGCGTCAGCCCGTCGCGGCTCTGGTAGCTGACCGGCTGGACCGGCGCCATGTCGGCCTCCGGCAAGGCCGGGTTGATGTCGGCCAGCTTGACCAGCGTGTCGCTTTTCACGTCGTACAGGTAGCGCGAACCCGGTGTGCGGTCGTTGTAGGCGGCGACGATGAACTTGTCTTCTTCGCGCGTTTCGCCCTGCAGGGCGAATTCATAGCCTTGCAGGCGATCCGCCAGCTTGCGGTAGATGCCTTCGACCTGCATGTCGAAGAACTTGCGCTGCGGCTTGTCGGTTTCGTAGGTGGCGACGGTCAGTACCTTGCGCCGGCGCGAATAGCCCACGCCGCCGAGGTCCGCCTTGCGCGGGTCGTAGAGCATTTCCTCGGCATCGGGCTGGGCGGGATCGATGCGGACCAGGGCCAGGGTGTCGCGCCCGCGGTTGCTCAGCGCGTACAGCTGCTTGTCGTCGAAGGTGAACAGGATGGGGCTGACGTGCGTGCGGTAGTCGGTGGTGATCAGCGGGCGGAACGGCTGTCCTTCGTCGTCGCGGTACAGCAGGGTGGTGTTCAGCCCGTCGCTGGTGACGGCCGCGCGCACCTTGCCGGCGTGGTCCGTCTGCCAGCCGATCACATTGCCCGGGTTCTGCGCCACCTGCACGGACTCGCCGGTGTGCACGTTGACGCGATAGACGTCGAAGACCTGGGGGTCGCGCTGGTTGTGGCCGATCAGGATGTTGTCCGGATCGTCCTCCAGGTCGTCCTCGATG
Proteins encoded in this region:
- a CDS encoding NAD(P)-dependent oxidoreductase, whose translation is MKPRVAIVAPGAMGSAIGHRLNEHGFHVLTSLIGRSDASVQRARRCGMHHRPDGELAHADIFLSIVPPAEAIGLARRFAPLFKEHGRAPVYVDCNAVNPRTAEEIAHIVLDSGAAFVDGGIIGGPPRPATPGPALYCSGPAAAAVTALREGSLRVRVLSEELSAASALKMSYAGITKGLVALASTMMLGASRNGTAQALYEELAESQPHLLKHFSRTVPDMFGKAYRWVAEMEEIAAFLAPDECGQRFFESAARLYERLARDDGAGRADIDALSAFLAQESRPSPAQAPRVST
- a CDS encoding metallophosphoesterase, which gives rise to MPIDVERYARNTVGRDWAVGDIHGHFSRLRAALDAVRFDPERDRLFSVGDLTDRGPECREAPRWLAQPWFHAVQGNHEDYAVRYVRTGLVDTENWRVNGGGWFLEMSPEDQRTHAEAYARMPLVIEVETEGGVVGIVHADCPVRDWDKLERYLRDRFKRARAICQWSRERLSRGDASGVRGVRAVVVGHTPLMAPTILGNVYHIDTGGWMAGGYFTLLDLASLRTTPRGAVHGMPFG
- a CDS encoding penicillin-binding protein 1A — translated: MTNPPQPQQAQPSDKSGFSLSRLAVKAAIIVAGLGACGLIALCLAIALAWPSLPDLHAMTDYRPRIPLRVYTSDNVLIGEFGEEHRNVLRFDEIPDVMKHAVLAAEDDRFYQHGGVDWTGVLRAMLTNALSLSKSQGASTITMQVARNFYLSSEKTYTRKLYELLLTFKIESALTKDQILELYMNQIYLGHRAYGFSAAARTYFGKPLADVTAAEAAVLAGIPKAPSRYNPITNLQRAEIRQHYVLGRMRALNYLDDAQYQAALAQPLTIRGMADAGSNAFRVHGEYPAELARQLMYGIFGDETYSRGLNVYTTINSKDQEAAYQAVRASILDYTRRARYPGPEDQIDLPDDIEKDPQALDDLIDGLQDKYPDSGDLYLGVVLAASPTSITVARGSHDIITIDDKKALAIVARALNPKAKDDERLRRGSVVYVHKNGDSWEVLNMPALQGALVSEVPGDGAIRAMIGGFDFYHGSFNRAVQAWRQPGSNIKPFIYSAALERGLTPATQISDMPFSLTAEQTGSKAWAPKNDGNAYEPMITLRQALYKSKNMVSIRILQAITPAYGQEFLTRFGFEKNRWPAVLPIALGAGSATPLQVANAYSVWANGGYRVTPFLIDKVTDSSGKVLMQSQPQQAGDEADRVVDPRVAWIMDDMLRGVATYGTAARARQVLKRDDVAGKTGTTNDSVDVWFSGYTPALTTTVWMGFDQPKSLGNNEFGAGLTLSAWLQYMQTALKGIPVAPKRPMPPDIVTVNGEYYLSEFPPGQAVASLDLPTDDPLGDFLNRGSTGGVPMMNNAPPPGNPPPGPAPSNPAFPPIPVPQADEGRPPRPAPAIGTAPPRALPAVPSIPVPRADAPQPATAMAVHP
- a CDS encoding AraC family transcriptional regulator codes for the protein MPPHPPAAFPSRSIDADDYQGVPRAVTAMAKEFTAGATTGPHSHPRGQLLYAVEGVMRVTAAQGMWALPPLRAFWVPAGIEHQVEMVSPVSMRTLYVAPDAARALWPDCCVIEVNGLLRELILALMALPIEYPLSGRAGQIAALTLSELAQAKVLPIHIPWPSDRRLQAVCRAILAHPGLDRTVDEWGEEVGASGRTLIRLFRAELGLNFRQWVQQVRLADAVGRLSLGQPVARIATDLGYRSPSAFAAMFRRAMGTAPNVYLNRPLSG
- a CDS encoding MFS transporter, producing MNAPLPHIAPAGAPAAAPAAAVAASDATAFKVLGAISVAHLMNDMIQSILLAIYPMLKDSFSLSFSQIGFITLTYQIAASLLQPCIGLYTDRRPLPYSLPVGMGFTLVGLLLLSVAPSYPFILLAAILVGTGSSVFHPESSRVARMASGGRHGLAQSLFQVGGNVGSAMGPLLAALVIIPHGQGSVAWFSLAALFGMLVLVGVGRWYAGNRWRLKPKARAASGQPVLSRGRVAATLGVLAVLIFSKYFYLASLNSYFTFYLMDKFDLPVRSAQLYLFIFLAAVAVGTVVGGPVGDRVGRKAVIWTSILGVTPFTLALPYANLFWTGVLVAIIGLVLASAFAAIVVYAQELVPGKVGTIAGLFFGFAFGMGGVGAAVLGHIADITSIGFVYKLCSFLPFLGMMAVFLPDMERSRPAKA
- a CDS encoding alpha/beta hydrolase family protein, producing the protein MTRTLLAATLIGAASGAPAAAPRQYPLKDFFRNPDRGFFRLSDDGAMLAFMRPVSVDGQPPRMNIFVQSVHGATPVGEPRKLTSETARDISSYVWKGSDTILYAKDFGGDENFHVLAVNVHSGKVVDLTPYEHVRASIEDDLEDDPDNILIGHNQRDPQVFDVYRVNVHTGESVQVAQNPGNVIGWQTDHAGKVRAAVTSDGLNTTLLYRDDEGQPFRPLITTDYRTHVSPILFTFDDKQLYALSNRGRDTLALVRIDPAQPDAEEMLYDPRKADLGGVGYSRRRKVLTVATYETDKPQRKFFDMQVEGIYRKLADRLQGYEFALQGETREEDKFIVAAYNDRTPGSRYLYDVKSDTLVKLADINPALPEADMAPVQPVSYQSRDGLTLHGYLTLPVGRPPRNLPIIVNPHGGPWARDSWGYNAETQFLANRGFGVLQVNFRGSTGYGRKFWEASFGQWGLGMQDDITDGVHWLISQGIADPKRIGIYGGSYGGYATLAGITFTPDLYAAAVDYVGVSNLFTFMNTIPPYWKPLLEKMYDMVGHPEKDKDRLAATSPALHVDRIKTPLFIAQGAQDPRVNKAESDQVVQALRARGVEVQYMVKDNEGHGFHNDENKFAFYDAMEKFLAQHLKP